From the Roseiconus lacunae genome, one window contains:
- a CDS encoding SMC-Scp complex subunit ScpB, with product MGQSTKITPRIASQNTRFAVNLPAVNTRFYGTTTRQHEHMDDSGWDEDDHDFDASGEGFSLDDLGAAYARAAAKHDPEAFAEPPQPEPVDEGSGDDSVVDQDVPEDDAVHPEGIIEAALFVGHPENNAFTAQRLASLMRDVTEDEVIEMIDSLNASYKEYRQAFRIIESEGAYRMSIAPAVESVRQSFLGKVRETRLSQAAIEVLALVAYQPGITSQKVQDQRGKESGSLLNQLVRRRLLEMKRLTPEDGGKKVPHYYPTERFLTLFGLQALDDLPMVDEGPAGL from the coding sequence ATGGGTCAGTCAACGAAAATAACCCCGCGCATCGCGTCGCAAAACACTCGCTTTGCGGTTAACTTGCCCGCGGTTAACACTCGGTTTTACGGCACCACCACGCGGCAGCACGAACACATGGATGATTCCGGTTGGGACGAAGACGATCATGACTTCGATGCTTCGGGCGAAGGGTTTTCGCTCGACGATCTCGGTGCCGCCTACGCCAGGGCTGCCGCGAAGCACGACCCCGAAGCCTTCGCCGAACCTCCCCAGCCCGAGCCGGTTGACGAGGGTAGTGGAGACGATTCGGTCGTCGATCAAGACGTCCCAGAAGACGACGCCGTCCATCCCGAAGGCATCATCGAAGCGGCGTTGTTTGTCGGGCATCCGGAAAACAATGCCTTCACCGCTCAGCGGTTGGCGTCCCTGATGCGCGACGTCACCGAAGACGAAGTGATCGAGATGATCGATTCGCTCAACGCGTCCTACAAAGAATACCGGCAGGCATTTCGAATCATCGAAAGCGAAGGCGCCTACCGCATGTCAATCGCCCCGGCTGTCGAGTCGGTTCGGCAATCGTTCTTGGGAAAAGTCCGCGAAACCCGTTTAAGCCAAGCGGCCATCGAAGTCCTCGCGCTCGTGGCCTATCAGCCCGGCATTACCAGTCAAAAGGTCCAGGACCAGCGTGGCAAGGAAAGCGGTTCGTTGCTCAACCAACTGGTCCGCCGACGATTGTTGGAAATGAAACGGCTGACTCCCGAAGACGGCGGCAAGAAGGTCCCGCACTACTATCCGACCGAACGATTCTTGACCCTGTTCGGGTTGCAGGCCCTCGACGACCTGCCGATGGTTGATGAGGGGCCCGCGGGGTTGTAG
- a CDS encoding MFS transporter → MPTTVRLKLMMFLQFFVWGIFFVSLGTYLGVVFAAEESLNSIIGDIYSTQPWAALAAPLIVGYVADRLFNKEIVNAVLHLIGGVLLWYCSTIDSAPDQFYWVMLAFFICYMPTLALVNAITFQNVESVESDFPKIRLWGTIGWIVAGLVVSESFFGIFPLPVLPGVEDAAKTAVPLQIGAVVSVIYGFYSFSLPKSPPQGREQPVNIQKVLGLDAVQLFANPSYLVFAICSFLICIPLAFYYARTNEFVTYMAFGDKTTAIMALGQLSEIFFMALVPFFLKRLGVKMMLLVGMLAWALRYALFGLMPSSGAMLVLGIALHGICYDFFFVTGQLYTDRLAPRDMRTSAQALIGLLTYGAGMLVGNLVLGRWGDHIELDPTSQEGWLAGAKEFWLLPAGLAAAVAILFFVSFWDKSNAATAAVADSEELPPADEDINAVPDPA, encoded by the coding sequence ATGCCTACCACCGTTCGCTTGAAATTGATGATGTTCCTCCAGTTTTTTGTCTGGGGCATCTTTTTTGTTTCGCTAGGCACATACCTAGGAGTCGTTTTCGCCGCCGAGGAGAGTTTGAACTCCATCATCGGTGACATTTACTCGACCCAACCTTGGGCGGCGCTCGCTGCACCGCTGATCGTCGGCTACGTCGCAGACCGGCTATTCAACAAAGAGATCGTCAATGCGGTGCTGCATTTGATCGGGGGCGTTTTACTGTGGTATTGCAGCACGATCGATTCGGCGCCCGACCAATTTTACTGGGTCATGCTGGCCTTCTTTATCTGTTACATGCCGACACTGGCACTGGTCAACGCGATCACGTTTCAAAACGTGGAATCGGTCGAGTCTGACTTTCCCAAAATCAGGCTCTGGGGGACGATCGGCTGGATCGTCGCCGGCCTCGTGGTTTCAGAATCATTCTTTGGGATCTTTCCGTTGCCCGTCCTTCCTGGTGTTGAAGACGCTGCGAAGACGGCGGTGCCACTTCAAATCGGCGCGGTCGTCAGCGTGATCTACGGCTTCTACAGCTTTTCGCTTCCCAAATCGCCGCCACAAGGCCGCGAGCAACCCGTAAATATCCAAAAGGTGCTGGGGCTCGATGCCGTCCAGTTGTTCGCCAACCCCAGCTACCTGGTGTTCGCGATTTGCTCGTTTCTGATTTGCATCCCTTTGGCGTTTTATTACGCCCGAACAAACGAGTTCGTCACATACATGGCGTTCGGCGATAAGACGACGGCGATCATGGCTCTCGGCCAACTGAGCGAGATTTTCTTTATGGCACTCGTGCCATTCTTCCTAAAGCGACTGGGCGTCAAGATGATGCTGCTCGTTGGGATGTTGGCCTGGGCGCTTCGTTATGCGTTGTTTGGCTTGATGCCGTCTAGCGGAGCGATGCTGGTGTTAGGAATTGCGTTGCACGGCATCTGCTACGACTTTTTCTTTGTCACCGGTCAACTCTACACCGACCGTCTTGCCCCGCGTGATATGCGGACGAGCGCCCAAGCGCTGATCGGGCTGCTCACTTACGGTGCGGGCATGCTGGTCGGCAACCTCGTTCTGGGTCGTTGGGGCGATCACATCGAACTGGACCCGACGTCGCAAGAAGGTTGGCTCGCCGGGGCGAAGGAATTTTGGTTGCTGCCGGCAGGGCTTGCCGCAGCCGTCGCGATCCTGTTCTTCGTATCGTTTTGGGACAAATCGAACGCGGCGACCGCCGCTGTGGCTGACTCGGAAGAACTGCCACCGGCGGACGAAGACATCAACGCGGTTCCCGACCCTGCGTGA